A region from the Hypomesus transpacificus isolate Combined female chromosome 11, fHypTra1, whole genome shotgun sequence genome encodes:
- the npm3 gene encoding nucleoplasmin-3, producing the protein MSYAEDESSECGSGGPSKLESYVFSCELSSKVPFYTFQGDEEEDLEHFLELRTVCLGEGAKEESNVVEVTAMNHKGKTISVPVANLHLNCLPMVSLGEFELKAPVTIRLRSGTGPVTVSGLHLIASDELGSDLSDEEDLEMDEEIVPIKPAKKKQKL; encoded by the exons ATGTCATACGCAGAAGACGAATCCTCGGAGTGTGGCAGTGGGGGACCATCCAAACTGGAAAGCTACGTTTTCA GCTGTGAACTTTCTTCCAAAGTACCATTCTACACCTTTcaaggagatgaagaggaggatttGGAGCACTTTCTTGAACTACGAACG GTATGTCTTGGAGAGGGAGCAAAAGAGGAGAGTAACGTGGTTGAGGTAACGGCCATGAACCACAAAGGCAAGACCATCTCTGTGCCTGTGGCAAACCTCCACCTCAACTGCCTGCCTATG GTGAGTCTGGGGGAGTTCGAGCTGAAGGCTCCGGTGACCATCCGTCTGAGATCTGGAACAGGGCCTGTGACTGTTAGTGGGCTTCACCTCATAG CCTCAGACGAGCTTGGGTCGGATCTGTCCGATGAGGAGGACCTGGAGATGGATGAGGAGATTGTCCCCATCAAACCGGCCAAGAAGAAGCAGAAGTTGTAG
- the LOC124474210 gene encoding sideroflexin-2-like: MDQSRFDIDSPRWDQSTFMGRLKHFFNITDFRTALLPDSTLDQARELVDSCRAGSVPPGTTEEQLLYAKKLYDSAFHPDTGDRMNLIGRMSFQVPGGMAITGFMLQFYRSVPAVVFWQWVNQSFNALVNYTNRNAASPISKKQIGVAYITATSTALATAVGLNLYTKRAPPLVARWVPFAAVAAANCVNIPMMRQQEILNGIAVTDENGNKLGHSRKAAIKGITQVVISRVTMAAPGMIILPIVMQRLEKYKFMQKITFFHGPLQVMMVGVFLVFMVPAACSLFPQSCSIAVSKLEPELRESIVAQYRDGIHHVYFNKGL, from the exons ATGGACCAGAGTCGGTTTGACATCGACTCTCCCCGCTGGGACCAGAGCACCTTCATGGGCCGTTTGAAACACTTTTTCAACATCACAGACTTCCGCACGGCCCTGCTACCCGACTCCACTCTGGATCAGGCTCGAGAGCTGGTGGACAGCTGCAG agcgggCAGCGTTCCTCCAGGCACCACCGAGGAGCAGCTGCTCTACGCCAAGAAGCTCTATGACTCCGCCTTTCACCCTGACACGGGCGACCGCATGAATCTGATTGGCCGAATGTCCTTCCAGGTTCCGGGGGGAATGGCAATCACAGGCTTCATGCTGCAGTTTTACAG ATCAGTTCCGGCTGTAGTGTTCTGGCAGTGGGTGAACCAGTCTTTCAATGCCCTGGTCAACTACACCAACCGCAATGCCGCCTCACCCATCTCCAAAAA GCAGATTGGAGTGGCGTACATCACTGCCACTAGCACTGCTCTGGCCACAGCTGTGGGTCTGAACCTCTACACCAAG agAGCCCCTCCCTTAGTCGCCCGCTGGGTGCCATTTGCAGCTGTGGCAGCAGCTAACTGTGTCAACATCCCCATGATGAGACAACA agaGATTCTCAATGGCATTGCAGTCACAGATGAGAACGGCAACAAGCTCGGCCACTCTCGA aAAGCCGCCATTAAGGGCATCACTCAGGTGGTGATCTCTCGCGTTACCATGGCAGCCCCGGGCATGA TCATTCTGCCAATTGTCATGCAGAGATTGGAGAAATACAAGTTCATgcaa AAAATCACATTTTTCCATGGGCCCCTGCAAGTGATGATGGTGGGAGTGTT cCTCGTCTTCATGGTACCAGCAGCCTGCTCCCTTTTTCCTCAGAGTTG TTCCATTGCTGTGTCCAAGCTGGAGCCAGAGCTGAGGGAGTCCATTGTGGCTCAGTATAGAGATGGCATACATCATGTCTACTTCAACAAGGGGCTCTGA